The following proteins are encoded in a genomic region of Arachis stenosperma cultivar V10309 chromosome 4, arast.V10309.gnm1.PFL2, whole genome shotgun sequence:
- the LOC130977111 gene encoding ERBB-3 BINDING PROTEIN 1 translates to MSDDEREEKELDLSSPEVVTKYKTAAEIVNKALKLVVSECKPKAKIVDICEKGDSYIREQTGNVYKNVKRKIERGVAFPTCISVNNTVCHFSPLASDEAVLEGGDILKIDMACHIDGFIAAVAHTHVLQDGPVTGRAADVITAANTAAEVALRLVRPGKKNKDVTEAIQKVAAAYDCKIVEGVLSHQMKQFVIDGNKVVLSVTNPDTRVDDAEFEENEVYAIDIVTSTGEGKPKLLDEKQTTIYKRAVDKSYHLKMKASRFIFSEISQKFPIMPFSARALEEKRARLGLVECVNHELLQPYPVLHEKPGDYVAHIKFTVLLMPNGSDRVTSYPLQELQPTKTIEDPDIKAWLALGTKTKKKGGGKKKKGKKGDKADESAEAEPMDSTNGQE, encoded by the exons ATGTCAGATGATGAAAGGGAGGAGAAGGAGTTGGATCTCTCTTCTCCTGAAGTTGTCACCAAATACAAGACTGCGGCTGAGATCGTTAACA AGGCTTTGAAGTTGGTGGTCTCAGAATGTAAACCGAAGGCCAAGATTGTGGACATTTGCGAAAAAGGAGATTCATACATTAGAGA GCAAACCGGTAATGTGTACAAGAATGTTAAGAGAAAGATTGAGAGAGGCGTTGCTTTTCCAACCTGCATATCTGTAAACAATACAGTCTGTCATTTCTCTCCTCTAGCGAGCGATGAGGCGGTGTTGGAAGGAGGTGATATATTGAAAAT TGATATGGCTTGTCATATAGATGGATTCATTGCTGCTGTGGCACACACACATGTGCTTCAGGATGGCCCAGTTACAGGACGGGCAGCTGATGTTATCACAGCTGCAAACACTGCTGCCGAAGTAGCCTTAAGACTTGTAAGGCCGGGAAAGAAG AATAAGGATGTAACCGAGGCAATTCAAAAGGTTGCTGCTGCCTATGATTGTAAAATTGTTGAGGGTGTGCTTAGTCACCAAATGAAGCAATTTGTAATTGATGGGAACAAAGTTGTGCTTAGTGTAACAAATCCAGATACAAGGGTTGATGATGCGGAGTTTGAGGAAAACGAAGTTTATGCAATTGATATAGTAACAAGCACTGGAGAAGGCAAG CCCAAGCTGTTGGACGAAAAGCAAACCACTATTTATAAGAGAGCCGTTGACAAGAGTTATCACTTGAAGATGAAAGCATCTAGATTTATTTTCAGTGAAATAAGCCAAAAATTTCCAATCATGCCATTCTCTGCTAG GGCTTTGGAAGAGAAAAGAGCTCGCCTGGGTCTAGTGGAATGTGTGAATCATGAGCTCTTGCAGCCATATCCTGTTCTGCATGAAAAGCCGG GTGATTATGTTGCACACATCAAATTCACAGTCTTGCTAATGCCAAATGGATCGGATCGAGTCACCTCTTATCCACTCCAAGAGTTGCAGCCAACGAAAACCATAGAGGATCCAGATATCAAGGCATGGCTGGCTTTGGGCACAAAGACAAAGAAGAAAGGTGGtgggaaaaagaagaaag GTAAGAAGGGGGACAAGGCAGATGAATCAGCTGAAGCTGAGCCTATGGACTCTACAAATGGTCAAGAATGA
- the LOC130974146 gene encoding uncharacterized protein LOC130974146 isoform X1 yields MAVSGSDVAALYTLLSNSMNVDQRLRGPAEEALAQSESRPGFCSCLLELIMAKDLASQNDVRLMATLYFKNSVNRYWRHRRDSSGISNEEKTHLRQKLLLYLREENEQIAQMLAVLISKIARIDYPKEWPDIFMVLSQQLQSADVLASHRIFMILFRTLKELSTKRLTSDQRNFAEISSHFFDYSWHLWQSDMQTILHGFSSLSQSYNSNPDDQHHELYLTCERWLLCSKIIRQLIISGFQSDSKCFQEVRPVKEVSPVFLSALQSFLPYYSSFEKKYPKFWDFVKRACTKLMKILVAFQGRHPYSFGDKFVLSSVVDFCLNKITDPEQYVLSFEQFLIQCMVMIKNILECTEYKPSFTGRVMDENGVTLEQMKKNISSAVGGILTSLLPNERIVLLCNVLIRRYFVLTASDLEEWYHNSEAFHHEQDMIQWTEKLRPCAEALYIVLFENYSQLLGPVVVSLLQETMNNCPTSVTEITPVLLLKDAAYGAAAYVYYELSNYLSFKDWFNGALSLELSNEHPNLRIIHRKVAIILGQWVSEVKEDTKRPVYCALIRLLQGNDLSVRLAACRSLCLHIEDANFSDREFVDLLPICWDSCFKLFDEVQEFDSKVQVLNLISTLILHVSEVIPFAEKLVQFFQKVWEESSGESLLQIQLLVALKNFVVALGYQSPICYSILLPILENGININNPDELNLLEDSMLLWEATLSHAPSMVPQLLPNFSRLVDIMERSFDHLEVAVNIIEDYIILGGNDFLSMHAANIAKILDLVVGNVNDKGLLSVLPVIDILIQCFPMEVPPLISSTLQKLILICLSGGDDRDPSKTSVKASSAAILARLLVMNTNSLAQLASDPSTSLLLQTASIPVQENILLCLVDIWVDKVDNVSCIQKKTIGLALSIILTLRLPQVIDKLDQILSVCTSVILGGNSDLTEEESSGVMSSSTSPDDGNIPSKEFRKRQIKFSDRINHISLEDSVKENLQTCAAIHGESFNAAMNSMHPSALAQLKQALKMP; encoded by the exons ATGGCGGTTTCAGGTTCCGACGTGGCGGCGCTGTACACGCTGCTTTCAAATTCGATGAACGTCGATCAACGCCTCCGTGGCCCCGCCGAAGAAGCACTTGCGCAATCGGAGTCTAGGCCCGGCTTCTGCTCCTGCCTCCTT GAGCTGATTATGGCAAAGGATTTGGCGTCGCAAAATGACGTGAGATTGATGGCCACCTTATACTTCAAAAACAGCGTTAATCGCTACTGGCGGCACCGCCGTGATTCCTC tgGGATTAGCAATGAGGAGAAAACGCATCTGAGGCAGAAGTTGCTGTTATACTTGAGAGAAGAGAATGAACAG ATTGCTCAAATGTTGGCAGTGCTCATCTCCAAAATTGCACGCATTGATTATCCTAAAGAATG GCCAGACATCTTTATGGTATTATCACAACAGCTTCAATCAGCAGATGTTCTTGCCTCCCACAGAATATTTATGATTCTGTTTAGGACTTTAAAGGAGTTGTCCACAAAACGCCTTACTTCTGACCAGCGAAACTTTGCTGAG ATATCATCCCATTTCTTTGATTATAGCTGGCACCTATGGCAAAGTGATATGCAGACAATATTGCATGGTTTCTCATCTCTTTCTCAATCCTATAATTCAAATCCTGACGATCAGCATCATGAACTTTATCTTACATGTGAGAGATGGTTGTTATGTTCAAAGATAATACGGCAATTAATTATTTCAGGATTTCAAAGCGATTCAAAGTGTTTTCAG GAGGTTCGGCCAGTCAAGGAAGTCTCACCTGTATTCCTAAGTGCACTTCAGTCTTTCCTTCCATACT ATTCATCTTTTGAAAAGAAGTATCCCAAATTTTGGGACTTTGTAAAGAGGGCTTGTACCAAATTGATGAAAATTTTAGTTGCCTTTCAGGGCAGACATCCTTATTCATTTGGCGATAAATTTGTGCTTTCCTCAGTTGTTGACTTCTGTTTAAATAAGATAACAGATCCTGAGCAATATGTGTTGTCATTCGAACAGTTTCTCATTCAATGTATGGTAATGATTAAGAATATCCTGGAATGTACGGAATACAAGCCAAGTTTTACTGGTAGGGTGATGGATGAAAATGGAGTTACACTGGAGCAGATGAAAAAAAACATTTCCAGTGCTGTCGGTGGTATTTTGACTTCCCTTTTGCCCAATGAACGGATAGTCCTCTTGTGTAATGTGTTGATAAGAAG GTATTTTGTTCTGACAGCAAGTGATTTGGAGGAGTGGTATCATAACTCTGAGGCTTTTCATCATGAGCAGGATATGATTCAGTGGACGGAAAAACTAAGACCATGTGCTGAAGCTTTATACATTGTATTGTTTGAAAATTATAGCCAA CTGCTAGGCCCTGTTGTGGTCTCTCTTCTCCAAGAGACTATGAATAATTGCCCAACTTCAGTGACGGAAATTACTCCAGTGTTGCTTCTTAAAGATGCTGCTTATGGAGCTGCTGCTTATGTTTATTATGAACTCTCGAATTATCTGAGCTTTAAAGACTG GTTTAATGGTGCTTTATCCCTCGAGCTCTCAAATGAACATCCCAATTTGCGTATTATTCATCGGAAAGTTGCTATAATTCTTGGGCAGTGGGTTTCTGAG GTTAAAGAAGATACAAAAAGACCTGTGTACTGTGCTTTAATCAGATTGTTACAGGGAAATGACTTATCTGTCAGG CTTGCAGCTTGTCGATCCTTGTGTTTACATATTGAAGATGCAAATTTTTCAGACAGGGAGTTTGTTGATCTTCTCCCTATCTGTTGGGACTCATGTTTCAAGCTGTTTGATGAAGTTCAGGAATTTGACTCAAAG GTCCaggttttgaatttgatttccACCCTTATCCTTCATGTTAGTGAAGTTATTCCATTTGCAGAAAAGTTGGTTCAATTTTTTCAGAAG GTCTGGGAAGAATCCTCTGGTGAAAGTTTGCTGCAGATTCAGCTTCTTGTTGCTTTGAAAAACTTTGTGGTTGCACTTGGTTACCAGTCACCCATTTGCTACAGCATATTATTGCCAATTCTGGAGAATggaattaatattaataatccAGATGAACTGAATCTCCTAGAAGATAGCATGCTG TTATGGGAGGCCACACTTTCCCATGCCCCGTCAATGGTGCCTCAATTACTGCCAAATTTTTCACGCCTTGTGGATATCATGGAAAGAAGCTTTGACCATTTAGAG GTTGCAGTAAACATAATTGAAGATTACATAATTTTGGGTGGAAATGACTTTCTGAGCATGCATGCTGCAAATATTGCTAAAATTCTTGATTTAGTTGTTGGAAATGTTAATGACAAAGGTCTTCTTTCAGTTCTACCTGTCATTGATATCTTAATACAG TGTTTTCCTATGGAAGTGCCACCGCTCATTAGCAGTACCTTACAA aaattaattttaatatgtttgAGTGGAGGAGATGACCGAGATCCTTCTAAAACATCTGTCAAAGCATCTTCTGCTGCCATCCTAGCAAGGCTTCTGGTGATGAATACAAACTCACTTGCCCAATTAGCATCAGATCCATCTACTTCTCTACTCCTTCAAACAGCGTCTATCCCTGTTCAAGAAAATATACTTCTTTGTCTGGTTGACATTTGGGTCGACAAG GTAGATAATGTTTCTTGCATCCAGAAGAAGACAATTGGCTTAGCCCTATCAATAATTCTGACATTAAGGCTACCTCAAGTCATTGACAAACTTGATCAAATTTTGAG TGTTTGCACTAGTGTAATTCTGGGAGGAAACAGTGACTTGACTGAGGAAGAATCCAG TGGTGTTATGAGCTCCAGTACATCTCCTGATGATGGCAATATTCCAAGTAAAGAATTCAGAAAAAGACAG ATCAAATTTTCGGACCGTATCAATCACATATCACTTGAGGACTCTGTGAAAGAAAATCTACAAACTTGTGCTGCTATTCATGGAGAATCGTTTAATGCTGCAATGAACAGTATGCACCCATCTGCGCTTGCACAATTGAAGCAAGCATTAAAGATGCCATAA
- the LOC130974146 gene encoding uncharacterized protein LOC130974146 isoform X2, with protein sequence MQTILHGFSSLSQSYNSNPDDQHHELYLTCERWLLCSKIIRQLIISGFQSDSKCFQEVRPVKEVSPVFLSALQSFLPYYSSFEKKYPKFWDFVKRACTKLMKILVAFQGRHPYSFGDKFVLSSVVDFCLNKITDPEQYVLSFEQFLIQCMVMIKNILECTEYKPSFTGRVMDENGVTLEQMKKNISSAVGGILTSLLPNERIVLLCNVLIRRYFVLTASDLEEWYHNSEAFHHEQDMIQWTEKLRPCAEALYIVLFENYSQLLGPVVVSLLQETMNNCPTSVTEITPVLLLKDAAYGAAAYVYYELSNYLSFKDWFNGALSLELSNEHPNLRIIHRKVAIILGQWVSEVKEDTKRPVYCALIRLLQGNDLSVRLAACRSLCLHIEDANFSDREFVDLLPICWDSCFKLFDEVQEFDSKVQVLNLISTLILHVSEVIPFAEKLVQFFQKVWEESSGESLLQIQLLVALKNFVVALGYQSPICYSILLPILENGININNPDELNLLEDSMLLWEATLSHAPSMVPQLLPNFSRLVDIMERSFDHLEVAVNIIEDYIILGGNDFLSMHAANIAKILDLVVGNVNDKGLLSVLPVIDILIQCFPMEVPPLISSTLQKLILICLSGGDDRDPSKTSVKASSAAILARLLVMNTNSLAQLASDPSTSLLLQTASIPVQENILLCLVDIWVDKVDNVSCIQKKTIGLALSIILTLRLPQVIDKLDQILSVCTSVILGGNSDLTEEESSGVMSSSTSPDDGNIPSKEFRKRQIKFSDRINHISLEDSVKENLQTCAAIHGESFNAAMNSMHPSALAQLKQALKMP encoded by the exons ATGCAGACAATATTGCATGGTTTCTCATCTCTTTCTCAATCCTATAATTCAAATCCTGACGATCAGCATCATGAACTTTATCTTACATGTGAGAGATGGTTGTTATGTTCAAAGATAATACGGCAATTAATTATTTCAGGATTTCAAAGCGATTCAAAGTGTTTTCAG GAGGTTCGGCCAGTCAAGGAAGTCTCACCTGTATTCCTAAGTGCACTTCAGTCTTTCCTTCCATACT ATTCATCTTTTGAAAAGAAGTATCCCAAATTTTGGGACTTTGTAAAGAGGGCTTGTACCAAATTGATGAAAATTTTAGTTGCCTTTCAGGGCAGACATCCTTATTCATTTGGCGATAAATTTGTGCTTTCCTCAGTTGTTGACTTCTGTTTAAATAAGATAACAGATCCTGAGCAATATGTGTTGTCATTCGAACAGTTTCTCATTCAATGTATGGTAATGATTAAGAATATCCTGGAATGTACGGAATACAAGCCAAGTTTTACTGGTAGGGTGATGGATGAAAATGGAGTTACACTGGAGCAGATGAAAAAAAACATTTCCAGTGCTGTCGGTGGTATTTTGACTTCCCTTTTGCCCAATGAACGGATAGTCCTCTTGTGTAATGTGTTGATAAGAAG GTATTTTGTTCTGACAGCAAGTGATTTGGAGGAGTGGTATCATAACTCTGAGGCTTTTCATCATGAGCAGGATATGATTCAGTGGACGGAAAAACTAAGACCATGTGCTGAAGCTTTATACATTGTATTGTTTGAAAATTATAGCCAA CTGCTAGGCCCTGTTGTGGTCTCTCTTCTCCAAGAGACTATGAATAATTGCCCAACTTCAGTGACGGAAATTACTCCAGTGTTGCTTCTTAAAGATGCTGCTTATGGAGCTGCTGCTTATGTTTATTATGAACTCTCGAATTATCTGAGCTTTAAAGACTG GTTTAATGGTGCTTTATCCCTCGAGCTCTCAAATGAACATCCCAATTTGCGTATTATTCATCGGAAAGTTGCTATAATTCTTGGGCAGTGGGTTTCTGAG GTTAAAGAAGATACAAAAAGACCTGTGTACTGTGCTTTAATCAGATTGTTACAGGGAAATGACTTATCTGTCAGG CTTGCAGCTTGTCGATCCTTGTGTTTACATATTGAAGATGCAAATTTTTCAGACAGGGAGTTTGTTGATCTTCTCCCTATCTGTTGGGACTCATGTTTCAAGCTGTTTGATGAAGTTCAGGAATTTGACTCAAAG GTCCaggttttgaatttgatttccACCCTTATCCTTCATGTTAGTGAAGTTATTCCATTTGCAGAAAAGTTGGTTCAATTTTTTCAGAAG GTCTGGGAAGAATCCTCTGGTGAAAGTTTGCTGCAGATTCAGCTTCTTGTTGCTTTGAAAAACTTTGTGGTTGCACTTGGTTACCAGTCACCCATTTGCTACAGCATATTATTGCCAATTCTGGAGAATggaattaatattaataatccAGATGAACTGAATCTCCTAGAAGATAGCATGCTG TTATGGGAGGCCACACTTTCCCATGCCCCGTCAATGGTGCCTCAATTACTGCCAAATTTTTCACGCCTTGTGGATATCATGGAAAGAAGCTTTGACCATTTAGAG GTTGCAGTAAACATAATTGAAGATTACATAATTTTGGGTGGAAATGACTTTCTGAGCATGCATGCTGCAAATATTGCTAAAATTCTTGATTTAGTTGTTGGAAATGTTAATGACAAAGGTCTTCTTTCAGTTCTACCTGTCATTGATATCTTAATACAG TGTTTTCCTATGGAAGTGCCACCGCTCATTAGCAGTACCTTACAA aaattaattttaatatgtttgAGTGGAGGAGATGACCGAGATCCTTCTAAAACATCTGTCAAAGCATCTTCTGCTGCCATCCTAGCAAGGCTTCTGGTGATGAATACAAACTCACTTGCCCAATTAGCATCAGATCCATCTACTTCTCTACTCCTTCAAACAGCGTCTATCCCTGTTCAAGAAAATATACTTCTTTGTCTGGTTGACATTTGGGTCGACAAG GTAGATAATGTTTCTTGCATCCAGAAGAAGACAATTGGCTTAGCCCTATCAATAATTCTGACATTAAGGCTACCTCAAGTCATTGACAAACTTGATCAAATTTTGAG TGTTTGCACTAGTGTAATTCTGGGAGGAAACAGTGACTTGACTGAGGAAGAATCCAG TGGTGTTATGAGCTCCAGTACATCTCCTGATGATGGCAATATTCCAAGTAAAGAATTCAGAAAAAGACAG ATCAAATTTTCGGACCGTATCAATCACATATCACTTGAGGACTCTGTGAAAGAAAATCTACAAACTTGTGCTGCTATTCATGGAGAATCGTTTAATGCTGCAATGAACAGTATGCACCCATCTGCGCTTGCACAATTGAAGCAAGCATTAAAGATGCCATAA